One part of the Arthrobacter tumbae genome encodes these proteins:
- a CDS encoding Lrp/AsnC family transcriptional regulator — translation MAEQPLDEVDRKILAELTRDGRLSVTAVAENVHISRAHAYSRIARLTESGVLTKFTALIDPIKAGLRSSAYVTLKVRQHSWRELREQLRAIPEVHHIALVGGDFDVILLVRAEDNVDLRRVIFDQLQSMPGVLDTQTFLVFEDMDTR, via the coding sequence ATGGCGGAACAGCCCCTCGACGAAGTGGACCGGAAGATCCTCGCCGAACTTACCCGCGATGGCCGGCTCTCCGTCACGGCGGTCGCCGAGAACGTTCATATCTCCCGGGCGCACGCCTATTCGCGGATCGCTCGGCTGACGGAAAGCGGCGTGCTGACGAAGTTCACTGCGCTGATCGACCCGATCAAGGCGGGGCTCAGGTCTTCGGCCTATGTGACGCTGAAGGTGCGCCAGCATTCGTGGCGGGAGCTCAGGGAGCAGCTGCGTGCCATTCCCGAGGTGCATCACATTGCGCTGGTGGGGGGCGATTTCGACGTCATCCTGCTGGTTCGCGCTGAAGACAACGTGGATCTTCGACGTGTCATTTTCGATCAGCTGCAGTCCATGCCCGGCGTGCTGGACACCCAGACGTTCCTGGTGTTTGAGGACATGGATACGCGCTAG
- a CDS encoding GIY-YIG nuclease family protein produces the protein MTNSYDRSHLNIYGAEDDFEMDAILDALDEATSSTTLDSAEPAGKDWSRLLAAPRRAASGLTRADLPNEPGVYLWSRGGVPQYVGTATSLQKRLSTHLGGGVSLAGSSLRRNVCQLLFQIPPNVTGNPNRQKVTTGQATAIRSWLLGCDVSWLRARTERDAAALEARLRHVLRPPLNRV, from the coding sequence GTGACGAACAGCTATGACCGAAGCCATTTGAACATCTACGGTGCCGAGGATGACTTCGAGATGGACGCCATCCTCGATGCGCTGGACGAGGCGACTTCGTCGACAACGCTCGACTCCGCTGAGCCTGCGGGCAAGGATTGGAGTCGGCTCCTTGCGGCGCCGAGACGTGCTGCAAGTGGCCTGACCCGCGCGGATCTGCCGAATGAGCCGGGGGTTTACCTGTGGTCGCGTGGTGGGGTTCCGCAGTATGTCGGTACGGCGACGAGTCTGCAGAAGCGGCTCTCGACGCACCTGGGCGGAGGCGTGAGCCTTGCGGGATCTTCGTTGCGCCGGAATGTATGTCAGCTGCTGTTTCAGATCCCGCCCAATGTCACGGGCAATCCGAACCGGCAGAAGGTGACGACTGGGCAGGCGACAGCGATTCGGAGCTGGCTGCTGGGCTGTGATGTTTCCTGGCTCCGAGCGCGTACTGAGCGTGACGCTGCCGCGTTGGAGGCTCGGCTTCGGCATGTACTTCGGCCGCCGTTGAACCGGGTGTAG
- a CDS encoding uridine kinase: MFADALAEHMGAAGKHVIRVGLDNFHQPREIRYQRGRSSPEGFWLDSYDYKRLHAFVLDPLFNHGLGWFRPASHDLESDQLIEPPAQLAPVGSIVIVDGMFLNRDETRNSWDYSVFLDVPFRVTAERMSERDGSPADPSHPAMRRYVGGQKLYMAECDPAARATLVLDNTDPQKPTVISPGEASYRRTIPSRTEP; encoded by the coding sequence ATGTTCGCTGATGCTTTAGCTGAGCATATGGGCGCCGCTGGGAAGCACGTCATACGAGTTGGTTTGGACAACTTTCACCAACCACGCGAGATCAGATACCAGCGCGGTCGTTCCTCCCCTGAAGGGTTCTGGCTTGATTCCTACGATTACAAACGTCTTCACGCTTTTGTGTTGGACCCACTGTTCAACCATGGCTTGGGATGGTTCCGGCCGGCTAGCCACGACCTTGAATCCGACCAGTTGATCGAACCGCCCGCGCAGCTCGCACCAGTCGGGAGCATCGTCATCGTCGACGGCATGTTTCTGAATCGCGACGAAACGCGAAACAGCTGGGACTATTCAGTTTTCCTTGACGTCCCTTTCCGGGTCACAGCTGAACGTATGTCCGAGCGAGATGGGTCTCCGGCGGACCCTTCCCATCCCGCGATGCGCCGGTATGTCGGCGGTCAGAAGCTTTACATGGCCGAGTGCGACCCGGCTGCCCGGGCGACGCTCGTTCTAGATAACACTGATCCCCAAAAACCAACAGTCATCTCACCGGGTGAGGCGTCTTACCGGCGGACGATACCTTCAAGGACCGAGCCCTGA
- a CDS encoding GNAT family N-acetyltransferase, which yields MTTLSDVWPLFDLRIRSPRLELRPVRDEDLPGVIDAALAGIHDPNVMPFSVPWTDAPREVLIRETAKHQWRIRTSVEPDNWTLNFVVRHKGIPIGIQDMTSRHFSITRSVTTGSWLSRDYQGQGLGKEMRAAVLLFAFDHLGAEVAESDAAVWNQASLGVSRSLGYQNSGIKRVVARPGELTEQQGVRLAREDFIRPAWNVRVEGLEAARRDLL from the coding sequence ATGACTACTTTGTCTGATGTTTGGCCACTATTCGACCTGAGGATCCGTAGCCCCAGACTTGAGCTGCGGCCCGTCCGTGACGAAGACCTACCTGGTGTTATCGATGCTGCGCTGGCAGGCATCCACGATCCCAATGTGATGCCTTTCTCCGTGCCTTGGACTGACGCACCCAGAGAAGTTCTGATCCGGGAAACGGCCAAGCACCAGTGGCGTATCAGAACTAGCGTTGAGCCGGATAACTGGACCTTGAACTTCGTGGTCAGGCACAAAGGCATCCCGATCGGAATACAGGATATGACCAGCCGGCACTTCTCTATAACGAGATCGGTAACCACCGGTTCATGGCTTTCCCGCGACTACCAAGGCCAAGGTCTCGGCAAGGAGATGCGGGCAGCAGTGCTGCTGTTTGCCTTCGACCATCTTGGAGCCGAAGTCGCCGAATCCGATGCAGCAGTATGGAACCAAGCTTCATTAGGGGTATCCCGCAGCCTCGGCTATCAAAACTCCGGCATCAAACGCGTCGTAGCCAGACCCGGTGAACTCACTGAACAACAGGGGGTTCGTCTTGCACGAGAAGACTTCATACGCCCAGCCTGGAACGTGCGAGTTGAAGGGCTGGAAGCCGCCCGACGAGATCTCCTCTAG
- a CDS encoding class I SAM-dependent methyltransferase yields the protein MSQTVDYDAYASKMRRLALAGTDLEVDARFLDMLAPRGSRILDIGCGIGSAVNALRQRGHEAYGVDPTNAVLDVAGELFEESWYRTLPVEEISSPVLLSERLPAQYEAILMSGNVPAFLAKDALRDAFLEVSRLLVAGGLFVVGTTSGVRGGPHDQDSAAASANLPLIHRFSDWHLGPFTTGSSWSVSVFAKPGVMETGTGPNGIFTLNG from the coding sequence ATGAGCCAAACAGTCGATTACGACGCCTATGCCAGCAAGATGCGGCGCCTCGCCCTGGCTGGAACGGATCTGGAAGTAGATGCACGATTCCTGGACATGCTCGCCCCACGTGGCAGCCGGATCCTCGACATTGGATGCGGGATCGGGTCGGCCGTGAATGCCCTGCGCCAGCGTGGGCATGAGGCTTACGGCGTTGATCCTACAAACGCTGTTCTAGACGTAGCTGGCGAACTCTTCGAAGAGAGCTGGTATAGGACTCTACCTGTGGAGGAAATATCCTCACCCGTCCTTCTAAGCGAGAGACTTCCCGCCCAATATGAGGCCATATTGATGTCGGGCAATGTCCCAGCGTTCCTCGCCAAAGACGCGCTGCGGGATGCTTTCCTCGAAGTGTCGCGATTGCTGGTTGCCGGCGGGCTGTTTGTGGTCGGCACGACTTCGGGCGTTAGAGGTGGACCTCATGATCAGGACTCTGCAGCAGCTTCGGCAAATCTTCCACTGATTCACAGATTCTCGGACTGGCATCTCGGGCCTTTCACGACTGGCTCATCCTGGTCAGTGAGCGTGTTCGCCAAACCGGGTGTCATGGAAACTGGGACCGGGCCCAATGGCATCTTCACCCTCAACGGCTAA